In Streptomyces sp. P3, one DNA window encodes the following:
- a CDS encoding methylated-DNA--[protein]-cysteine S-methyltransferase, translating into MRPAGPTANGPTYWAHVESPLGPLLLTADTDGALTSLSLPGQKGGRTVQQDWRHDRGPFRSVEEQLAAYFAADLREFRLPLRSAGTAFRERVWAALDSVPYGATTTYGEVAARLGVSRMAVRAVGGAVGANPLLIVRPCHRVIGADGSLTGYAAGLDRKVRLLTLEGSLRAQR; encoded by the coding sequence ATGCGACCGGCAGGCCCGACGGCGAACGGTCCGACCTACTGGGCGCACGTGGAGAGCCCGCTCGGTCCGCTGCTGCTCACCGCGGACACCGACGGAGCGCTGACGAGCCTCTCCCTGCCCGGACAGAAGGGTGGCCGAACCGTCCAGCAGGACTGGCGGCACGATCGCGGGCCCTTCCGCTCCGTCGAGGAACAGCTTGCCGCCTACTTTGCCGCCGACCTGCGGGAGTTCCGGCTGCCGCTGCGCAGTGCGGGCACCGCGTTCCGCGAGCGGGTGTGGGCCGCCCTCGACTCCGTCCCGTACGGCGCGACCACGACGTACGGCGAGGTCGCCGCCCGACTCGGCGTGTCGCGGATGGCCGTACGCGCCGTCGGAGGAGCCGTCGGGGCGAATCCGCTGCTCATCGTGCGCCCCTGCCACCGGGTCATCGGTGCCGACGGCTCCCTGACCGGGTACGCCGCAGGACTGGACCGCAAGGTGCGCCTGCTGACGCTGGAGGGCTCGCTCCGGGCGCAGCGCTGA
- the rsgA gene encoding ribosome small subunit-dependent GTPase A, with translation MSFSSSSSVSSHPLALYGWDEGWETEFAPYAEQGLLPGRVVRVDRGLCDVVTPFGVVRADTEFVVPHDPMKVVCTGDWAAVDPAGRDPRYVRTLLPRRTAFVRSTSSKRSEGQILAANVDHAVVAMSLAVELDLGRIERFLALAWESGAQPVVVLTKSDLVPDPVALSHLVEDVVAGAPGVPVFTVCARDGEGVEELADVLGRGTSVLLGASGAGKSTLANALVGADVMGVQAIRDQDGKGRHTTTTRNLLPLPGGGVLIDTPGLRGVGLFDAGAGVGRVFSEIEEFARGCRFHDCAHESEPRCAVRAAVDEGELSQRRLDSYRKLVRENQWIVAKSDARLRADVRQDWKRRQAEGRAAAEAKRGRGPWRPAPPR, from the coding sequence TTGTCTTTCTCTTCTTCTTCTTCGGTTTCGTCGCACCCCCTCGCCCTCTACGGCTGGGACGAGGGCTGGGAAACCGAGTTCGCTCCCTACGCCGAGCAGGGTCTCCTGCCCGGCCGCGTCGTGCGGGTCGACCGTGGCCTGTGTGACGTCGTCACCCCGTTCGGCGTCGTGCGCGCCGACACCGAGTTCGTCGTCCCTCACGACCCGATGAAGGTCGTCTGCACGGGGGACTGGGCCGCGGTCGATCCCGCGGGCAGGGATCCGCGGTACGTACGGACGCTGCTCCCGCGCCGTACCGCCTTCGTGCGCTCCACCTCCTCCAAGCGGTCCGAGGGGCAGATCCTCGCCGCCAACGTCGACCACGCCGTCGTCGCGATGTCGCTCGCCGTCGAGCTCGACCTCGGCCGGATCGAACGGTTCCTGGCGCTGGCCTGGGAGTCCGGCGCCCAGCCCGTCGTGGTGCTCACCAAGTCCGACCTGGTGCCCGACCCGGTCGCGCTGTCCCACCTCGTCGAGGACGTCGTGGCCGGTGCTCCCGGAGTGCCCGTGTTCACCGTCTGCGCCCGCGACGGCGAGGGCGTCGAGGAACTGGCCGACGTTCTGGGACGAGGCACCTCCGTGCTGCTCGGGGCGTCCGGCGCGGGCAAGTCGACGCTCGCGAACGCCCTGGTGGGGGCCGACGTGATGGGCGTCCAGGCCATTCGCGACCAGGACGGCAAGGGGCGCCACACCACCACGACCCGCAATCTGCTGCCGCTGCCCGGCGGGGGCGTCCTCATCGACACGCCCGGTCTGCGCGGCGTCGGCCTCTTCGACGCCGGCGCCGGGGTCGGACGGGTCTTCTCGGAGATCGAGGAGTTCGCACGGGGCTGCCGGTTCCACGACTGCGCGCACGAGTCCGAGCCGCGGTGCGCGGTGCGAGCGGCCGTCGACGAGGGGGAACTGTCCCAGCGGCGGCTGGACAGTTACCGCAAACTCGTCCGTGAGAACCAGTGGATCGTCGCCAAGTCCGACGCCCGCCTGCGCGCCGACGTCCGCCAGGACTGGAAGCGCAGGCAGGCCGAGGGCCGAGCGGCCGCGGAGGCCAAGCGCGGCCGCGGCCCGTGGCGACCGGCTCCTCCGCGGTGA
- a CDS encoding SDR family oxidoreductase, with product MTSTTHVQRTAVVTGAARGVGAAVAWRLAGDGLGVGVVDLDETDCADTVQALTSADGAALALAADAADEAAVTAAVARIAAAFGPATTLADSAGIGPRTDLVDTTTQQCDTVVGINPSGPFFAARAVCPHGVAAGWGPFVNMSGISEVGDAGCAGAKAGSIQLITGSLALRLGPHGVTADAGAPGSVVSEMTGASARRFGLSFEGSRHTAEQPVPVGRVGLPDDIAHTPSFLVRFGAGSVSGQVVHGAGGPGSEG from the coding sequence ATGACATCCACAACTCATGTGCAGCGGACGGCGGTTGTCACCGGCGCTGCCCGCGGTGTCGGTGCCGCTGTGGCCTGGCGCCTGGCGGGCGACGGCTTGGGCGTCGGCGTGGTCGATCTGGACGAGACGGACTGCGCCGATACCGTTCAGGCCCTCACAAGTGCCGACGGCGCGGCGCTGGCCCTCGCCGCCGATGCCGCCGACGAGGCCGCGGTCACTGCGGCCGTCGCCCGGATCGCCGCCGCGTTCGGGCCTGCGACGACATTGGCCGACAGCGCCGGTATCGGACCCCGCACCGACCTTGTGGACACGACCACACAGCAGTGCGACACGGTCGTGGGGATCAACCCCAGCGGCCCTTTCTTCGCCGCCCGTGCCGTCTGCCCGCACGGGGTGGCGGCCGGATGGGGACCCTTCGTCAACATGTCTGGCATCTCCGAGGTCGGTGATGCCGGCTGCGCCGGCGCGAAGGCGGGTTCGATCCAACTCATCACCGGATCCCTTGCTCTCCGGCTCGGGCCGCATGGCGTGACTGCGGACGCCGGCGCGCCGGGATCCGTCGTGAGCGAGATGACCGGGGCCTCGGCCCGGCGGTTCGGCCTGAGCTTCGAGGGGTCGCGGCACACGGCGGAGCAGCCCGTCCCGGTCGGCCGGGTGGGCCTGCCCGACGACATCGCACATACCCCTTCCTTCCTCGTACGTTTCGGGGCGGGGTCAGTCTCCGGCCAGGTCGTCCACGGAGCGGGCGGGCCGGGGAGTGAAGGATGA
- a CDS encoding FAD-binding protein: MTETVTNWAGNITFAAKELHRPHSLDALRSLVAAAGRVRVLGSGHSFNRIAEPGGEGVLLSLGALTGEVEVDTAARTVRVGGGVRYAELARRVHEHGLALANMASLPHISVAGSVATGTHGSGVGNGSLASSVREVEIVTADGSTVVLERGDERFGGAVTSLGALGVVTALVLDLEPAFRVEQHLFTELPLEGLDFDTVAGAAYSVSLFTDWDAPGFRQVWLKRRTDAPLADFPWAAPAVQALHPVPGMPAINCTEQLGVPGPWHERLPHFRAEFTPSSGNELQSEYLLPRRHAVAALRALDGIRQTVSPVLQICEVRTVAADEQWLSPSYGRDTVAVHFTWIEDTASVLPAVRAVEAALEPFGPRPHWGKVFETPAATVRGRYPRMDDFTALARALDPAGKFANDFVRDVLGN; the protein is encoded by the coding sequence ATGACCGAAACCGTTACGAACTGGGCCGGCAACATCACCTTCGCCGCCAAGGAGCTGCACCGTCCGCACTCGCTCGACGCGCTCAGGTCGCTGGTGGCGGCCGCCGGACGGGTGCGGGTGCTGGGCAGCGGTCACTCGTTCAACCGGATCGCCGAGCCGGGCGGCGAGGGGGTGCTGCTGTCGCTGGGCGCCCTGACCGGCGAGGTCGAGGTGGACACGGCGGCACGGACCGTGCGGGTCGGGGGCGGGGTCCGGTACGCCGAGCTGGCGCGCCGCGTCCACGAGCACGGGCTCGCGCTGGCGAACATGGCCTCCCTGCCGCACATCTCGGTCGCCGGGTCGGTGGCGACCGGCACACACGGCTCGGGCGTCGGCAACGGCTCGCTCGCCTCGTCGGTACGGGAGGTGGAGATCGTCACCGCGGACGGCTCGACCGTCGTCCTCGAGCGCGGCGACGAACGGTTCGGCGGGGCCGTCACCTCTCTCGGCGCCCTCGGCGTGGTGACCGCACTGGTCCTGGACCTGGAGCCCGCATTCCGGGTCGAACAGCATCTTTTCACCGAACTCCCCCTGGAGGGACTGGACTTCGACACCGTGGCCGGGGCGGCTTACAGCGTGAGCCTGTTCACCGACTGGGACGCGCCCGGTTTCCGGCAGGTGTGGCTGAAGCGGCGCACGGACGCACCGCTCGCCGACTTCCCGTGGGCCGCCCCGGCCGTGCAGGCACTGCATCCGGTACCGGGGATGCCGGCCATCAACTGCACCGAGCAGCTCGGCGTGCCGGGTCCCTGGCACGAGCGGCTGCCGCACTTCAGGGCGGAGTTCACCCCGAGCAGCGGGAACGAGCTGCAGAGCGAGTACCTGCTGCCGCGCCGGCACGCCGTCGCGGCGCTGCGGGCACTCGACGGGATCCGGCAGACGGTCTCCCCCGTCCTGCAGATCTGCGAAGTGCGGACGGTGGCCGCCGACGAGCAGTGGCTGAGCCCCTCCTACGGACGGGACACCGTTGCCGTCCACTTCACCTGGATCGAGGACACGGCGTCCGTGCTGCCCGCCGTGCGCGCCGTGGAGGCGGCGCTCGAGCCGTTCGGTCCGCGACCCCACTGGGGCAAGGTGTTCGAGACACCCGCCGCGACGGTGCGCGGACGCTATCCCCGGATGGACGATTTCACGGCTCTGGCACGTGCGCTGGATCCGGCCGGGAAGTTCGCCAACGACTTCGTGCGGGACGTCCTGGGAAACTGA
- a CDS encoding helix-turn-helix transcriptional regulator: MISFVLGVEDLADTRFALSPLHETLFSLRVLQDPGLSALHLPWRRSVLGRLGTLDTGLLMSLVAPRRTLPDFLTPNPTSFAPAFEAELAVVRQASCARVRHDLLLAHAPAPVPEALRDATAAEDAPVARLRDAICDLLWRYWELAVEPVWPQMRLVLEADMTYRARQLALGGARLLFADMHPNLRWQGGELHIHKMISRHRVAASGRGLLLLPSVFAHKPAPPVSPDEPPSLVYPSRGAATLWGSEMPAVDTTALVSLLGSPRARLISLLEEPLPTVELARRLGVTPSAVSQHLRVLHSTGLVTRSRDGRHVLYRRSALGDRLTSAATGP, translated from the coding sequence ATGATCAGCTTCGTGCTCGGCGTCGAGGACCTCGCGGACACCCGCTTCGCCCTCTCACCCCTGCACGAAACCCTGTTCAGCCTGCGGGTGCTCCAGGATCCGGGCCTGTCCGCGCTGCACCTTCCCTGGCGCAGGTCCGTACTCGGCAGACTCGGCACGCTCGACACCGGTCTGCTGATGTCCCTGGTCGCCCCGCGGCGTACCCTCCCCGACTTCCTGACCCCGAATCCCACGAGCTTCGCGCCGGCCTTCGAAGCAGAACTCGCCGTCGTCCGTCAGGCGTCCTGCGCTCGGGTCCGCCACGACCTGCTGCTTGCGCACGCACCCGCCCCTGTTCCCGAAGCGCTCCGCGACGCCACCGCCGCCGAAGACGCACCGGTCGCCAGACTCCGCGACGCCATCTGCGATCTCCTTTGGCGGTACTGGGAGTTGGCCGTCGAGCCGGTGTGGCCGCAGATGCGACTGGTGCTGGAAGCCGACATGACCTACCGCGCCCGTCAGCTCGCCCTGGGGGGCGCCCGACTGCTGTTCGCCGACATGCACCCGAACCTGCGCTGGCAAGGCGGAGAGCTGCACATCCACAAGATGATCAGCAGGCACCGGGTCGCGGCATCCGGCCGGGGACTGCTGCTCCTGCCGTCGGTGTTCGCACACAAGCCCGCGCCTCCCGTCAGCCCGGACGAGCCACCGAGCCTCGTCTATCCCAGCCGGGGAGCAGCCACGCTGTGGGGCTCGGAGATGCCGGCCGTCGACACAACCGCCCTGGTGTCCCTGCTCGGTTCACCCCGAGCGAGACTGATCAGCCTCCTGGAAGAGCCGCTGCCCACCGTGGAACTCGCCCGCCGTCTCGGAGTCACCCCAAGCGCGGTCTCCCAGCACCTGCGTGTCCTGCACTCCACAGGACTGGTCACCCGCTCGCGTGACGGACGGCATGTGCTGTACCGGAGAAGCGCACTCGGTGACCGACTCACGAGCGCCGCCACCGGACCGTGA
- a CDS encoding DNA-3-methyladenine glycosylase 2 family protein: MTDQENRYEAVRSRDARFDGEFFFAVETTGIYCRPSCPAVTPKRRNVRFFATAAAAQGAGFRACRRCRPDAVPGSADWNARADVVGRAMRLIGDGVVDREGVSGLAVRLGYSARQIQRQLTAELGAGPVALARAQRSHTARVLLQTTGLPVTEIAFAAGFASVRQFNDTVRAVYASTPTELRAAGRPTGRAATPSAATPFAGIPLRLAHRGPYHCAAVFDLLHRQAVAGVEEVSGPTGRRTYRRTLRLPYGTGIAAVSEGAGGCAGRQSRAPALHPGGWLDARLHLTDPRDLTTAVQRLRRLFDLDADPYAVDERLGADARLAPSVTARPGLRAPGAADPEEYAIRALVGRAESERLVRAYGKVLDSPCGSLTRLFPEPGVLAEAEPEGPVGPLAAALADGGVRLDAGADRDDAQEALLALPGLDVGTVAEIRARALGDPDVAPPGLDAPDTWRPWRTYAAHHLRTAEER; the protein is encoded by the coding sequence ATGACGGACCAAGAAAACCGTTACGAGGCGGTTCGCAGCAGGGACGCCAGGTTCGACGGCGAGTTCTTCTTCGCCGTCGAGACCACCGGCATCTACTGCCGCCCCAGCTGCCCCGCCGTGACGCCGAAACGCCGTAACGTGCGTTTCTTCGCGACGGCGGCCGCCGCGCAGGGCGCCGGGTTCCGGGCCTGCCGGCGGTGCCGGCCGGACGCCGTCCCGGGTTCGGCGGACTGGAACGCGCGTGCCGACGTGGTCGGCCGGGCCATGCGGCTGATCGGTGACGGCGTCGTCGACCGGGAGGGCGTGAGCGGGCTCGCCGTACGGCTCGGCTACAGCGCACGTCAGATCCAGCGACAGCTCACCGCCGAACTGGGCGCGGGACCGGTCGCCCTCGCTCGGGCACAGCGCTCGCACACCGCGCGGGTCCTGCTGCAGACGACCGGCCTGCCGGTCACCGAGATCGCCTTCGCGGCCGGCTTCGCCAGTGTGCGCCAGTTCAACGACACCGTCCGCGCCGTGTACGCGTCCACTCCGACCGAACTGCGGGCTGCGGGGCGCCCGACCGGTCGCGCCGCCACCCCGTCCGCCGCCACCCCGTTCGCCGGGATTCCGCTGCGGCTCGCCCACCGTGGCCCCTACCACTGTGCCGCCGTGTTCGATCTGCTGCACCGGCAGGCGGTGGCCGGAGTGGAGGAGGTGAGCGGGCCGACCGGCCGTCGCACCTACCGCCGCACGCTGCGGCTGCCGTACGGCACCGGCATCGCCGCCGTCAGCGAAGGAGCGGGCGGGTGTGCGGGACGCCAGAGCCGGGCACCGGCCCTGCACCCCGGGGGCTGGCTCGACGCCCGGCTGCACCTCACGGATCCCCGCGATCTCACCACCGCCGTCCAGCGGCTGCGGCGGCTCTTCGATCTGGACGCCGACCCCTACGCCGTCGACGAGCGGCTGGGCGCGGACGCACGGCTCGCCCCGTCGGTCACCGCGCGGCCGGGGCTGCGCGCGCCAGGGGCGGCCGACCCGGAGGAGTACGCGATACGGGCGCTCGTGGGACGAGCGGAGTCCGAAAGGCTCGTACGCGCTTACGGCAAGGTTCTCGACTCACCCTGCGGGTCCCTCACCCGCCTCTTTCCCGAGCCGGGCGTCTTGGCGGAGGCCGAGCCCGAGGGCCCTGTGGGCCCGCTCGCCGCAGCTCTCGCCGACGGCGGCGTACGACTGGACGCCGGCGCCGACCGGGACGACGCCCAGGAGGCGCTGCTGGCCCTGCCCGGCCTGGACGTCGGAACTGTCGCGGAGATCCGTGCCCGTGCCCTCGGCGATCCTGACGTGGCTCCACCCGGCCTGGACGCGCCGGACACCTGGCGGCCCTGGCGCACGTACGCCGCGCACCACCTGCGCACCGCGGAGGAACGATGA
- a CDS encoding cellulose-binding domain-containing protein: MPDLPTPKDAAEAALFSECWDAVLSYADLCTSGSTTANQLAREAFALGIREAHAVESGTARGGGRRSSRLPRIPLLLTAVRATAAAWEAQGQGHKLDPDLRLWLNSDKAARYVGPPLSRPIALRGLRDMQEPDAALLWLAEVEALPLQAVVRRHGLDQSAAVEELNEVRGLFRDRCHRNHLDTPMDAECRSYVRLLDAVTRSPAADTPPDLSRHLATCVECAEAAACLRLHGGGLPAALAQGVIGWGGLAYLERRRRAAEVRLGGGSPAAPDPEGAAARAAANKARVRRNGLLVTAVLVSGLALAVSMMPGDSGGDSLAKAGPTDSSPVAGPGARVPSDAPASSAAPSSTAPKRSAGGSPTKGTADHAKPDPEPQGTSSATAGAGDGTEDAACEVQYDLVNQWPDGFQATVTVTTAHALDAWQVAWSFRDGQRVDQMWDASLAQDGSRVSATAADYNRTVAANGTLTFGFLASWQGKNTAPYAFTLNGQACTGK, translated from the coding sequence ATGCCCGACCTGCCGACCCCGAAGGACGCCGCTGAGGCCGCGCTGTTCTCCGAGTGCTGGGACGCCGTCCTGTCGTACGCGGATCTGTGCACGTCCGGCTCGACCACGGCGAACCAACTGGCCCGTGAGGCGTTCGCACTCGGCATACGCGAGGCCCACGCCGTCGAGTCCGGCACCGCGCGAGGCGGCGGCCGCCGCTCGTCCCGGCTGCCCAGGATCCCTCTGCTGCTGACCGCCGTACGCGCCACGGCGGCCGCCTGGGAGGCCCAGGGGCAGGGCCACAAACTCGACCCCGACCTGCGCCTGTGGCTCAACTCCGACAAGGCCGCACGATACGTCGGGCCGCCGCTGAGCCGTCCCATCGCCCTGCGCGGCCTGCGCGACATGCAGGAACCGGACGCCGCGCTGCTGTGGCTGGCGGAGGTGGAGGCGCTGCCGCTGCAGGCCGTCGTCCGCCGCCACGGCCTGGACCAGTCCGCCGCGGTGGAGGAGCTGAACGAGGTCCGCGGTCTGTTTCGAGACCGCTGTCACCGCAATCATCTCGACACCCCGATGGACGCGGAGTGCCGCAGCTACGTCCGGCTCCTGGACGCCGTCACCCGCTCACCCGCCGCCGACACGCCCCCCGACCTCTCCCGGCACCTCGCCACCTGCGTGGAGTGCGCGGAGGCCGCGGCCTGTCTGCGGCTGCACGGCGGGGGACTGCCCGCCGCCCTCGCCCAGGGCGTGATCGGCTGGGGCGGTCTCGCCTACCTGGAACGCCGCCGCCGCGCCGCCGAAGTGCGCCTCGGCGGCGGCAGCCCCGCCGCGCCGGACCCCGAGGGCGCGGCCGCTCGGGCCGCCGCGAACAAGGCGCGGGTGCGGCGCAACGGACTTCTCGTCACCGCCGTCCTCGTCTCCGGACTCGCGCTCGCCGTGTCGATGATGCCCGGCGACAGCGGCGGCGACAGCCTCGCCAAGGCAGGCCCCACGGACAGCAGCCCGGTGGCCGGTCCGGGTGCGCGCGTACCGTCCGACGCACCCGCCAGCTCCGCCGCGCCGTCCTCGACCGCCCCGAAGCGCTCGGCCGGCGGCTCGCCGACGAAGGGGACGGCAGACCACGCCAAGCCCGACCCCGAGCCGCAGGGCACCTCCTCGGCCACCGCCGGAGCCGGGGACGGCACCGAGGACGCGGCCTGCGAGGTCCAGTACGACCTGGTCAACCAGTGGCCGGACGGCTTCCAGGCCACCGTCACCGTCACCACCGCCCATGCTCTCGACGCCTGGCAGGTGGCCTGGTCCTTCCGCGACGGTCAGCGGGTCGACCAGATGTGGGACGCGAGCCTCGCCCAGGACGGCTCCCGGGTCAGCGCCACAGCGGCCGACTACAACCGGACCGTTGCGGCGAACGGCACCCTCACCTTCGGGTTCCTCGCCTCGTGGCAGGGCAAGAACACCGCCCCGTACGCGTTCACCCTCAACGGACAGGCGTGCACGGGGAAGTGA
- a CDS encoding DUF456 domain-containing protein has protein sequence MGVWELLLVGLVVLLGLCGVLVPGVPGSWLVWAAILWWALEDPQPVAWAVLVGATVALFVSQVVRWSLPPRQLRESGATPRMAVYAGLGAFLGFFLVPVVGAIPGFMAGVYLSERLRLGRHGEARAALRRAMRSGGSSVLAELFTCLLIMGAWLGAVLWG, from the coding sequence ATGGGAGTGTGGGAACTCCTGCTGGTCGGACTGGTTGTTCTGCTCGGCCTGTGCGGAGTGCTGGTGCCCGGCGTGCCGGGGTCGTGGCTGGTCTGGGCCGCGATCCTGTGGTGGGCGCTGGAGGATCCGCAGCCGGTGGCCTGGGCTGTTCTGGTGGGTGCCACGGTGGCCTTGTTCGTGTCGCAGGTGGTGCGCTGGTCCCTGCCGCCCCGCCAACTGCGCGAGAGCGGCGCGACCCCCCGGATGGCGGTGTACGCCGGACTCGGCGCGTTCCTCGGCTTCTTCCTCGTCCCCGTGGTCGGAGCCATCCCCGGGTTCATGGCCGGCGTCTATCTCTCCGAACGCCTTCGCCTGGGCCGCCACGGCGAAGCGCGTGCCGCCCTGCGCAGAGCGATGCGCTCGGGCGGCTCCAGCGTCCTCGCGGAGCTGTTCACCTGCCTGTTGATCATGGGCGCCTGGCTGGGTGCTGTGCTGTGGGGTTGA
- a CDS encoding radical SAM protein, with product MGSRTALVEDLMERFPHVPREAVFKEDLLRGGVAFDPSALSDNEAGEVKPKSYFIFSFDHSTLPELGEAALRRPPEEIVLTGGPYDLRRTVVSVRVNPSSPYRVAADDEGLLGLYLDGGRIADVGVPPMPEYYRHKLSNGKSVMEVAPTIQWGYLIYLTVFRVCQYFGAKEECQYCDINHNWRQHKAAGRPYTGVKDVDEVLEALEIIDRYDTQKASTAYTLTGGAITKTVGGRDEADFYGRYAKAIEERFPGRWIGKVVAQALPRDDVQRFKDHGVQIYHPNYEVWDRRLFELYCPGKERYVGRDEWHRRILDSADVFGARNVIPNFVAGVEMAEPFGFTTVDEAIASTTEGLRFFMSHGITPRFTTWCPEPTTPLGKANPQGAPLEYHIRLLQAYRAAMDEFGLSSPPGYGPPGPGRAVFSVSSFMDSLPAQDAATV from the coding sequence ATGGGCAGCCGTACCGCGCTGGTCGAGGATCTGATGGAGCGGTTTCCGCATGTTCCGCGGGAGGCCGTTTTCAAGGAGGACCTGCTGCGCGGAGGCGTGGCCTTCGACCCCTCGGCGCTCAGCGACAACGAGGCGGGTGAGGTCAAGCCGAAGTCCTACTTCATCTTCTCCTTCGACCACAGCACCCTGCCCGAGCTGGGCGAGGCCGCGCTGCGTCGCCCGCCGGAGGAGATCGTTCTCACCGGAGGCCCGTACGACCTGCGGCGCACGGTCGTCTCGGTCCGGGTGAACCCGTCCTCGCCGTACCGCGTCGCCGCGGACGACGAGGGGCTGCTCGGGCTCTACCTCGACGGCGGCCGCATCGCCGACGTGGGGGTGCCGCCGATGCCGGAGTACTACCGGCACAAGCTCTCCAACGGGAAGTCCGTCATGGAGGTCGCGCCCACCATCCAGTGGGGCTATCTCATCTATCTGACCGTTTTCCGGGTGTGTCAGTACTTCGGCGCCAAGGAGGAGTGCCAGTACTGCGACATCAACCACAACTGGCGCCAGCACAAGGCGGCCGGCCGGCCCTACACGGGCGTCAAGGACGTCGACGAGGTCCTCGAGGCGCTGGAGATCATCGACCGCTACGACACCCAGAAGGCCTCCACCGCCTACACGCTCACCGGCGGCGCCATCACCAAGACCGTCGGCGGGCGCGACGAGGCCGACTTCTACGGCCGCTACGCCAAGGCCATCGAGGAGCGCTTCCCGGGCCGCTGGATCGGCAAGGTCGTCGCCCAGGCGCTGCCCCGTGACGACGTGCAGCGCTTCAAGGACCACGGGGTGCAGATCTACCACCCCAACTACGAGGTGTGGGACCGGCGTCTGTTCGAGCTGTACTGCCCGGGCAAGGAACGCTACGTCGGCCGCGACGAGTGGCACCGGCGGATCCTCGACTCGGCGGACGTCTTCGGCGCGCGCAACGTCATCCCCAACTTCGTCGCGGGGGTCGAGATGGCCGAGCCGTTCGGCTTCACGACCGTCGACGAGGCCATCGCCTCCACGACCGAGGGGCTGCGCTTCTTCATGTCGCACGGCATCACGCCCCGCTTCACCACCTGGTGCCCGGAGCCCACCACCCCGCTCGGCAAGGCCAACCCGCAGGGCGCGCCGCTGGAGTACCACATCCGGTTGCTGCAGGCCTACCGCGCCGCCATGGACGAGTTCGGGCTCTCCTCGCCGCCCGGCTACGGCCCGCCGGGTCCCGGCCGCGCGGTGTTCTCGGTGAGTTCCTTCATGGACAGTCTTCCGGCCCAGGACGCGGCGACCGTATAG
- a CDS encoding MFS transporter: MSRRMVLILAVTCAVAVGNIYFPQAIGPLVAAGLHVSPDSAAAVVTATQAGYTAGMVLLVPLGDRLPHRSFLVVLLALTGLALLAAGSAPALPALVAASTLVGLTTVGAQIVGPLAAGLVSADRQGAVIGTLLSGSTGGMLLARTFSGTLGEWLGWRAPYLIAAVLALLLATVLAFAVPTTTPSSRRRYTALLAGPLRLLRTEPDLRRSCFYQATVFAGFSAVWTCLALLLAGPAYGLGAQAVGMIALVGAATMVCTPLAGCLVDRYGPDPVNLVCMLGVLVSAAILTIGARGGVLGLTSLTLGTLLLDAAMQCGMVANQVRVYALRADARSRLNTAYMTCAYLGGSTGSWLGTHVWGRAGWWGVCLLVALLAALALARHLRALHEFRESPARTRAANADDRGLTHGAGGSDQASYGASVARPRRRPTRRGRGDDDPPGSAAGPPASRRSSRNAVAKKLG, translated from the coding sequence ATGAGCCGCCGGATGGTCCTGATCCTGGCCGTCACATGCGCCGTGGCGGTGGGCAACATCTACTTTCCGCAGGCCATCGGTCCATTGGTCGCCGCCGGGTTGCATGTGTCACCCGATTCGGCTGCCGCGGTGGTGACCGCCACACAGGCCGGCTACACGGCCGGAATGGTCCTGCTGGTGCCGCTCGGTGACCGGCTCCCGCACCGCTCGTTCCTCGTCGTCCTCCTCGCCCTGACCGGCCTGGCACTGCTCGCAGCGGGTAGCGCACCGGCTCTGCCGGCCCTCGTTGCCGCCAGCACCCTTGTCGGCCTGACCACCGTGGGCGCGCAGATCGTCGGCCCCCTGGCAGCCGGTCTCGTGTCCGCCGACCGCCAAGGAGCGGTGATCGGCACCCTGCTGAGCGGATCGACCGGCGGCATGCTGCTGGCCCGGACCTTCAGCGGCACACTCGGTGAGTGGCTGGGCTGGCGGGCTCCCTACCTGATCGCCGCGGTCCTGGCCCTGCTCCTCGCCACCGTCTTGGCGTTCGCGGTGCCGACCACAACCCCGTCCTCCCGTCGGCGGTACACGGCGCTCCTGGCCGGGCCGCTGCGCCTGCTGCGCACCGAGCCAGACCTGCGCCGCTCGTGCTTCTACCAGGCAACCGTCTTCGCCGGGTTCTCCGCGGTCTGGACCTGCCTGGCGCTCCTGCTCGCCGGTCCGGCCTACGGGCTGGGTGCCCAGGCGGTAGGAATGATCGCCCTGGTCGGAGCAGCGACCATGGTCTGCACCCCGCTCGCCGGTTGTCTGGTGGACCGCTACGGCCCCGATCCGGTGAACCTGGTCTGCATGCTCGGCGTCCTCGTCTCGGCCGCGATCCTCACCATCGGTGCCCGGGGTGGCGTGCTGGGCCTGACCTCCCTGACGCTCGGCACGCTGCTCCTCGACGCCGCGATGCAGTGCGGCATGGTCGCCAATCAAGTCCGCGTCTACGCTCTGCGCGCCGACGCCCGCAGCAGGCTCAACACCGCCTACATGACCTGCGCCTACCTGGGCGGCAGCACAGGTTCCTGGCTCGGAACACACGTCTGGGGCCGGGCCGGCTGGTGGGGCGTGTGCCTGCTCGTCGCGCTGCTCGCCGCACTCGCCCTGGCCCGCCACCTGCGGGCGCTGCACGAGTTTCGGGAAAGCCCGGCCAGGACCCGTGCCGCGAATGCGGACGACCGCGGCCTCACCCATGGTGCCGGTGGAAGTGATCAGGCCTCGTACGGCGCCTCCGTCGCTCGGCCTCGCCGTCGTCCGACTCGTCGTGGGCGTGGGGATGACGACCCGCCAGGCTCGGCGGCAGGTCCGCCTGCGAGCCGTCGTTCGTCACGGAATGCAGTCGCGAAGAAGTTGGGGTAG